TTTCATACACGCCTTTTAGGGAAAGATAGAATGGCACTTTATAGCTTTATTCAAAGTCTTAATACTAATTTTGGCACTAGCATTTTTGAACCTGTGGCTGAAGAGTTAGGACATTGTCATTTTGATATTATTGAGCGTCAAAAAGAGGTTGGAAATATCATTACAAAAGAAGCACAAAGGGTTATCCAAGATATTATGGATTCTTTAGAAAGCGGAAATTCTAAGCCCAATAAAAATGATGAAATTGCCAAGATTTTAGATGTGGCACGAAGCGGTGAAACTAGCACTATAAAGCCTACTAAGATAGATTTATTTTTACAGCAACATAATAATGTGTATTTGATAGATATTAAAACCGCTAAACCAAATAAGGGAGGTTTCAAGGAATTTAAGCGCACACTTCTTGCTTGGGTAGCATGCTATGCGTATGCAAATCCACAAGCCAACATTCATTCCCTTATTGCAATTCCATATAATCCTTATGAACCTAAACCTTATGAGCGTTGGACTATGGCTGGAATGCTTGATTTAGACTTTGAATTAAAGGTGGCAAAAGAGTTTTGGGATTTTATAGGTGGAGTCGGAAGCTATGAAATCATTTTGGATTCTTTTGAAGAAGTTGGGCTTGAAATGCGAAATGAGATTGATGAGTATTTTAAAAAATTTCATCTAAGTTAAAGGATTCCCTATACAAAAATACACATTCAGACAATTTATCATTGATGTTTTAGGAAGCTCATCACAACCCCTTACCTTTATGGAGATTTGGGAGAGTGGTGTAAAAATGGGGCTAGATAAGAAGCTAGGAAGCATCGGCAAGACACCTTGGCACAATATTAGTGCATTGCTTTATACTGATATTAAAAATGAAGATTCTCTTTTTTATATCACTTCCAAACAGCCTACAACTTTTTATTTAAAAAATAAGGTAATTCTTACGCAATCCATTCAACTCCAAAAAGAACACCCAGCAAAACATACTAAAGAGAATATAAAAGAACGTTCCCTCCACCCACTTTTAGTAAAATTCTTGTATGAAAATCCTAATTTTAATCTCTATTGCAAAACTATTTTTCATGAAAAAAGCACAAAAAGCATAAGCGGACGTGATAAGTGGAATTATCCTGATATTGTGGGAGTGCATTTTCCTTTTGAAAATGACTACGAGCAAGAGACGCTAAGTTTATTAAAAAACACTAATCAATTTAACTTTAAATTCTATGCCTTTGAGCTAAAGGTGCGTCTTTCGTGGAGTAATTTAAAAGAATCTTATTTTCAAGCTGTCTCAAACTCTAGCTTTGCAAACGAGGGATATTTGGTGGTTTTTGAAGAGTTTGATGATGAGATTTTAGAGGAGCTTATACGTTTAAATGCTAGCTTTGGTATTGGCGTGATAAGGTTAGAATCTAACACAATTGATAGTAACATTATCCTCCCTTCGCACAAAAGAGAGCTTGATATTGCAACGCTTAATATGCTTGTGGAGAAAAATCCAAATTTTAAGGAGTTTATCCAAACTATCAATGAAGATCTAGAGATTGGCAAACGCCACAGAATCTCTAAAAATAGATACGATACAATCCTAGATGATGAAGCAATGCAAAGGCATATAGAAGTCAATAAGCTAAATAATATATAAATTTACTTTTAAGCCTCACTTTATCAGCATTAGCATAATGCTAAGTTATGATATTAATGATACTTGTGTAATTTTAGATATAAATATTTACTATAAAACACCCTCTAGTTTTAATAATGTGCTTTTCTTTTCTAAGCCCCCTGCATATCCTATTAAACTACCATTTGAGCCAATGACCCTATGACATGGCACAATAATTGCAATTTTATTGCTTCCCACAGCTTTGCCTACTGCTTGAGCTGACATGCGTTTTATATTGCGTCTTTTAGCGATAGCTTGTGCGATCTCTCCATAGCTTATTGTTGCTCCAAAAGGTATTTTGCATAAAATTTCCCATACTTCTTTTTGGAAATCACTACCCATCAAGCATATTTCTACACTAAATTTTGGTTCTTTTTTATTGAAGTAAATATCTAACCATTTTTTAGTTTGTGTCAATATATTTGTTTCTTTGTATTGATGATTTGTAATTGTTTTAAAATTGCAATCGTTTTGAAAGGTTAGTCCGATTAAAGCACTGCAATTTGCAGTTAGCATAAGGTTGCCAAGTTGTGAGCTAAAATATGTGTAATACATTTGATTTCCTAATTTTGGTAGTATTATTTTATTAAAATTCAAAATATTTGGTTAAATGCTTATGCTATTGATCTAAATCAATATTTGTATACTTTTTAAAGATTTATACAGATATAATCTACGCCTTGGTAATGTTTTATGATTGAGGTGAGGGTATCGTTAGTCAAGGTGAAATTATTGTTGGTGATAAAAATCACGCATAAAGTGGTTATAAAGCAAGTGGATTGATTTTTACGAGTTTGTAAAAGAGATAGTTAAAAGGGTGGCAAGATAGCATTGGTAAAATTAGATATTGAGATTGCAGAACTTGATATTTTAGATTCTCTAAGCATACAAGGTCCTTATGAGCATATAGAATGCATTATATTTTAGATTCATGAGAGATTTAATAATCCAGTACATCAAGCCATTTAGCCATATTAAGAAATAAATATTTGAAGTATTAATAGGCTATGATTTTTTAATTATTGCATCAATTCAAGTGCATTTATATCTAATCGTTCATTATTATATTTGAGTGCTTGTGTTTCGTCTAGCTTTTGCCAAATAAACATAGGACCAAAAAGCACATCCACTTTTATTTCTAGCGTGTTATTTTTTAGCATAGCTTTAATTGGATAGGTTTTGCCTTTTTCAAAACTATAGATCTTGCCATTACATTTATTATTATTACACTTCATATTTAAAAATATACTGCCACGGATAGGGCGATTTTGTAGGCTTTTATTTGGATTATTAGAATCTACATCTAATTCCATTTGTGGTTGTAAATCCAACACCATAAAATGCTTTATTTTTGCTAAAAATCTCTACCACACTTTGTTTATCTTTAGAATCTTTTGGTAAAAGATAGATACCATTTATATCATTTGTAAATGCAAAACCAGCACTAATCATAAAACAGCCAATTATCTTAAAATTCATGCACTTTTCCTTATATCATTTTTATTAATGCACTTATCCCAATACCAACTGCGGTGCCAAAGATCACACATAATGTAATCCTTTTTGCATAAAAATAGGGATCTAAAATCTTTCTTGCGGTTCTATATCCGCCTAAAATCGCACCGGTAAATCCTCCACCTGGGAAGCCAAAGCTAGAAGCAAAGTAGAGATTCTTGATACTCTTTGATTTAAACCTCTCTCTACCAATAAAACCTTCTTTATCTTGATCGTATCCATAAATCACACCTTTTCTTGTGCGTGTGTAGCGCTCAATCGTCTTTGGCGTGGCGAGCTCTATATGGATACAGTGCTCCATAATATTAGGATACACGCTCTCTAATCGCTTCACTAGTGCATCTTGGAGTTCTTGTTTTTTGGCTTTATAGGCAACTTTATCTAAATTATCCCATTCTTCATAATAGCTATACACCGCACCAACACCAAGATATCTATCATCTCTATCGCTTAGCCCACTATCAATTTTTGAGTAATTCACAAAGGCAAAATCACGGCACTCTATTTGTGTATTTGCAGAATCTGCATTCTTAGAATCAAAAGGGCGATTAAAATATTTCTCATCTACAAGGAAAGTAGAGTAGTCCATATTTGGATAGATCTCGCTTAGATTCTTATCAAATATCATATAGAGTGAGATGAGTGATGAGGTAAGCGTGAAATCCTCTGTAAGTCTAGAATCTTTTTTATATTCACTTGGAGTAAGATTTTTTAAAAGCTTTGTATATACTATATGCGGATCGCAATTTGCGATGATTGTATCTGCATAGACTTCTATTTCTTGTTTAGTCTTTTTATCTATATATTTTACACCTTTTACACTTTTATCATCACACAAAATCTCTACTACATCAGAATCTGCCCTCACTTCCCCGCCATTTTCTCTAACTATCTCACTAAGTGTATCTGAAAGCTTTTGTGAGCCACCTTTTATATATACACCTTTATTGTAGTAGTTGTTTTGTGCTATGGCGTGATAGCTCCAAATAAATTTAAATGGATTATGATGATAATAGGAGATATTAATATTTAAAATTCTCTTTAGTTTAGGATCTTTGATACACGAATCTAACACTTCGCCCACGCTTTTATTGCGCACCATATTATAAGCAAAGAATATAAGTGTAGTTATTGGCGCAAAGAAGAAATCGATAAATTTCATATCAAACGGGAAGCTTCTTATTAAAAAGCTTTGAAAGCCAAGCTTTTTAAAGTATTTTTCAATGCCTTCTTTTTCGTGTGGGAATGCTGCAATAAGTGCTTCTTTTGTATTGCCATGTGGGATTGTTAGAATCTTATTTGGCTTATCTTGCTCTACGATACTCCATGCACTAGGAAGTGTGATAAGATACAGTTTTTTATCCAATCCAAGATGTTTGAAAATCGCGTGTTTCATATCTCGTTTTTCTGTACCAAAATCCATTTCGTGTAATCCTGCATCTACAAGCATACCTTTTCTCTTAAAACAAGTAGCACATCCACCAATCAAGCTATGTTGTTCTAATACAAGCACTTTTTTATTGGCCTTTGATAGCGTAGCTGCACAGCTTAAGCCACCAAGCCCAGAACCAATGATAATTGCATCAAATTGTGTATCCATAATACTCCTTGTTGAATTTAGCATTGTATTATAAAAGTAATATGTAAATTTTTAAATTATTTATATCAATATATATTGATTTATTGATATAAATATGTTATGTTTCTATAAAATTTTAGGAGGTAATTTGTTGTGGAAGTAAAATTATTAGAATCTCTTAAGCTATTTTGTGTTTATTTTATCGAGCTTTCTTTGCTCTTTATTGCTATCTCTGCTGTTGTTAGCTTTATTAATCATAAATGCAAGAATGTTTTTGAAAAACACCTAAGCGAAGATTCTTATTCTAGCTATCTTAAAGCTATGCTTCTTGGTGCTCTTACTCCTTTTTGTTCTTGCTCTACCATTCCATTATTTCGTGCATTTTTAAATACAAATGTAGCCTTTGGCGTGTGTATTGCTTATCTATTTACCTCACCTTTAATTAATCCCATTATCATTGCTATGCTTTTTGTATCTTTTGGGTGGCAAATTACTTTTATATATAGTGCTTTTTTGTTTGTTGTTATTTTTATTATTTCCATTTTAATCCAAAAACTAGATACGCAAAAATTTTTAAAAGAGGATTTTAAAAGCACAAATACTTTATCATTTTCTGCTAATAATCAAGCTCAAAATCCTGCCAAAATCACTTCTTTTAGTATCAAAAAACCTCAAAGTTGTTGTGATGAGAGTAAAAATGCAAACACAGGTTGCTGTGATAACACACTTAAAGATAAATTAAGTTTTAAAGAAATTTTATTTCAATCTTTCAAAGATTATAAAAAGCTTATCCCATACATTACCATAGGTATGGGTATTGGGGCTTTTATACATGGATTTGTGCCACAAGACTTCTTGCAAGATTCTCTAAGTGATTTTGGAGTGCTTAGCATAATTTTTGCAGCATTTATTGGAATCTTGCTCTATATTAGAGTGGAGACGATTATCCCTATTGGTTTGGCATTGCTTGAAGCAGGTGTCAATGAAGGTGTGATTTTTAGCTTTTTAATAGCAGGTGCTGGGTGTTCTCTTCCTGAACTTATTTTATTGAAAGGTATGTTTAGAATAAACTTTCTAGCACTTTTTGTGGGACTTATTTTACTTATTGCGATTAGCTTTGGCAGTCTTATTTATTTTTTCTAAAGGAATTTAAATGGATAAATTTTTAAATATCATTGGTGCGTTAAATGATGAAAGTAGAGTGCTAATACTAGCCTTTTTGGCTCAAAATGGTGAACTTTGCGTATGTGATTTGCAAAATTCTTTAAATATGATTCAATCGCGCCTCTCACGCCATTTAAAAATATTAAAAGATTCTGGATTTTTAGAAGTTAGACGTAAAGGCACTTGGGCATATTATAAGATAATGGAGGATTTATCCCTTTTTCATCTCCAGTGCTTAGAGACTATAAAGGAACTTAATTTATCACTCCCTTCACTTAAGAAGAGTTGCAAGAATTAGGAATTATTTTTGACTTTTATACTTCGTTCCCCAATCACACATTGCTTGTAAAATTGGGATTAAGCTTTGTTATCTGTTTGATAACCTATATTCTACCTTTGGTGGGATTTGGTGTATTCTACGCACTATTAGAAGTTCTCTTAGTGTGTTGTTAGTATTTAAAAGATATGGGTATAAATACCGATTTAGTTTATTATAACGCACTGCTTCGCAACGATATAGGATATATAAATACTTACTTGTATTTACCAGCGATAGTGATAGTGTGCAGTTAAATACACCACCATTAAAATCAAATTTTTTGTTTTTCTCCATATAATCCTTGTTTAGATATTATGAGAGTTTTATACACTCATAATATCTACAAAAATTAGGGCTAGATTTTGTTGATTTATATCTTATCCACCAGCCATTTAACGATAGTTATGGTGCGTGGGAAGCGATGAGTGAGTTAAAGAATAAAAGGTTTATCAAAATCGCTTGGTGTGAGAAATTTCTATCCTGATAGGCTTACAGATAATCAATTAGAGTGCCACCCATTTTTGCCATGCTTTGATTTTGAAGAGAATATAAAGAAACTAGGTGTAACTACGCAGTCTTGGGGCGTCATTTGCAGAAGGACAAAATGGAATCTTTGAAAATGAGATTCTAAAAGCTATTGCTTCTAAGCATAATAAAAGCATAGCTCAAGTGATTTTACGATGGCTAATTCAAAGAGAAATCGCAGTAATCCCAAAAACTCTAAGCAAAGAGAGAATGGTTGAGAATATTTCTGTGTTTGATTTTACACTAGATTCTAATGATATGGAATCTATCTCTAAAATCTCTCCATATATTATCTGTAATAATAGAGATGTAAAAACAGCGGAGTTTTTACTGAATTTAGCAAAGTAAAGCAAGTTTTAAGAAATTTTAACTTTTGATAATATTTTAAAGCTTAGGGCTTTATGCCTTTTTGTTTTAAAGCTATCCTAAGCACTCAAAATAGCCACATTGTAAGCTAAAAGATAGTAAAATACTGACTTGAAATATCCATGCACTCAATAAGGACATAAATGAACTCTATAGAAGAAATTGTTTAAGATAAGATAAAGTCTCGACTTAAGGAATTAAACATTGCCTATTATGCAAAAACACAAAGCATCAATACCGAAATTGATGAGGCGCTCACAAAAGCTCCAAGTAAAAGCGGTGGGAGTGGTAAAAACTATCCTGATATAAGATTATTAATAAAGCTAAAAACACTAAGAACTATTCCTATTATGATAGAAGTTAAGGGCTTAAAAAATAAACTTGCTAAATTTAAAAATGATGAAATATAAAATACCACCAAAGACAATAAACCCAATTATAAAAATATACAAGAATACGCTCTGAATGGTGCGGTTCATTATGCTAATGCGATACTTGATTATACGCATAGTTATGATGAAGTCATTGCAATAGGAGTTAATGGCTATTACGAATTATCAAGCGATAAAGAACCTAAAATAGAATACGCCCTTTATTGCTTAAATTGTGAAAATTTAAGCATTCCTAAAAAAATAGGTGATTTTAAAGATTTAAGTTGTTTATCAAAAGAATATTTAGATGATTTAATGCTTAAAATAGATTCTATCAACTTAATTGATGAAGAAAAGGCAAAAGCTATTAAAGAGCTTGAAAGTGATACAGAATCTAAACTTAATACACTCAATCAATTTATGCACGATAGCTTATTAAATATTAGCCATAACGATAGAGTAGCCTTACTTGTAGGTATGATTATGGCAGCTCAAGGCGTGGCTGATAAAATCACACCGCTAAAATTAGACGAGCTAAAAGGACAAGAAGGACAATATACAAATGATGGACAAATTTTTCTAAATAAAATCAAAGATTTTTTAAGCTATAAAAATCTACCACAAGAAAAAATCAATCTCGTTATCAACGATTTAGAAAAAGCCTTTATCTATTCTAAACTTTATAATGTAAAATCCTATACCAACGAGCTTTTACACTCAAGTGATGAAAGCCCGCTGAAAAAATCTATATCCAAGTGCTTGATAATATCTTGCCACTTGTAAAAAAGCTAAAAACCGCAGATATTGCTGGAAGACTTTTTAATTCCATTACTAAATGGCTGGAAGTGCTAGATAATGAAAAAAATGATGTCGTGCTTACACCTAGATATGTCGTAGATCTTATGGTAGCACTTGCAAGAGTAAATAAAGATTTTTTTGTGTGGGACTATGCGACAGGTTCAGGTGCTTTTCTTATCTCTTCAATGAATGCAATGATAAAAGATTGCGAAAATATCAAAAGCCCAAAAGAAAAAGAAGAAAAAATCGCTCACATCAAAGCTTATCAACTCTTAGGTATAGAAAAACGCACTGATATTTATTTGCTTGGAATCTTAAATATGATTTTGCTTGATGATGGCAGTGCAAATTTGTTACATAAAGATAGTTTGAAAGAATTTGAAGGCAACTACGAGCAAGGTGATAAAAAAGGCAAAAGTTTCCCAGCTAATGTCTTTTTATTAAATCCTCCTTATTCTGCAGAAGGTAAAGGATTTATCTTTGTAGATAGAGCATTAAAAAGAATGCAAAAAGGCAGGGCAGTAGTGATTATCCAAGAAAATGCTGGAAGTGGGAATGGGCTTCCTTATACCAAAAATATTTTAGAGCATTCAAGCCTTTTGGCAAGTATCAAAATGCCAAATGATTTATTTGTAGGAAAATCAAGCGTGCAAACAGCTATTTATGTGTTTGAAGTGGGAGTTAAGCATGGTTATATAAGAGCGGCAAGGAAAAAGTCAAAAGCAAGTGTCAATCTAAAAGATACCAATAACGCAAAAGCAAGATATGAAGAACTTGTAAATATCGTGCTTTATGGCTCAAAATATTTAAATTATTACAAAGATTTTTATATAGAAGATTGCATTAATTTAGAAGGTAAAGACTGGACTTGCTCACAGCATAGAAAAATCGATACCAAGCCAACACTAGAAGATTTTAAAAAAAGTGTGAGTGAATATCTTGCTTGGGAAGTGAGTAATATTTTAAAACAAGAAGGATTTACGCAGGGAAAGTTCTAAACCCTGCTTTAGAGAAATTAGAAGCTGATTTCAAAAAAGCAGGGGGAGAGTGGAGAGAGTTTAGAATCAGAGATTTATTTGAGTCTGAAAATGGAGATTTTGATATACAAAAAACACATTTAAATAATAAAGGTGAGATAGTTATAAGCTCAGGTGAGACAAATTTAGGAATTATAGGTAAAACAGATGTCAAAGCTAAAATTTTTGAGAAAAATACTCTAACTTGCGATATGTTTGGAAATGTTTATTATAGAAGCTTTCCTTATAAAATGGTAACTCACGCTAGAGTTTTTAATCTAAAAGCAAAATTTAATATCAATGATAAGATAGGATTATACCTTGTTGGTATTTTTAGCTTTATAAAATTTAAATTCTCATATTCCAGTATGGCAAGCTGGAATAAAATTAAAAATGAAGTTATCACTCTTCCCGCAGATTCTAAAG
The Helicobacter ibis DNA segment above includes these coding regions:
- a CDS encoding ArsR/SmtB family transcription factor — protein: MDKFLNIIGALNDESRVLILAFLAQNGELCVCDLQNSLNMIQSRLSRHLKILKDSGFLEVRRKGTWAYYKIMEDLSLFHLQCLETIKELNLSLPSLKKSCKN
- a CDS encoding DUF2147 domain-containing protein, whose protein sequence is MELDVDSNNPNKSLQNRPIRGSIFLNMKCNNNKCNGKIYSFEKGKTYPIKAMLKNNTLEIKVDVLFGPMFIWQKLDETQALKYNNERLDINALELMQ
- a CDS encoding methylated-DNA--[protein]-cysteine S-methyltransferase; the protein is MYYTYFSSQLGNLMLTANCSALIGLTFQNDCNFKTITNHQYKETNILTQTKKWLDIYFNKKEPKFSVEICLMGSDFQKEVWEILCKIPFGATISYGEIAQAIAKRRNIKRMSAQAVGKAVGSNKIAIIVPCHRVIGSNGSLIGYAGGLEKKSTLLKLEGVL
- a CDS encoding TdeIII family type II restriction endonuclease, whose product is MNNIKNNIKTRLTIALRTKFENYKPETSYMPFHTRLLGKDRMALYSFIQSLNTNFGTSIFEPVAEELGHCHFDIIERQKEVGNIITKEAQRVIQDIMDSLESGNSKPNKNDEIAKILDVARSGETSTIKPTKIDLFLQQHNNVYLIDIKTAKPNKGGFKEFKRTLLAWVACYAYANPQANIHSLIAIPYNPYEPKPYERWTMAGMLDLDFELKVAKEFWDFIGGVGSYEIILDSFEEVGLEMRNEIDEYFKKFHLS
- a CDS encoding restriction endonuclease subunit S is translated as MQKTHLNNKGEIVISSGETNLGIIGKTDVKAKIFEKNTLTCDMFGNVYYRSFPYKMVTHARVFNLKAKFNINDKIGLYLVGIFSFIKFKFSYSSMASWNKIKNEVITLPADSKGNLAFDFMESYIVELEAYLRATGLSNYTLTKKEKEILNTLDSSCGGGG
- a CDS encoding phytoene desaturase family protein, giving the protein MDTQFDAIIIGSGLGGLSCAATLSKANKKVLVLEQHSLIGGCATCFKRKGMLVDAGLHEMDFGTEKRDMKHAIFKHLGLDKKLYLITLPSAWSIVEQDKPNKILTIPHGNTKEALIAAFPHEKEGIEKYFKKLGFQSFLIRSFPFDMKFIDFFFAPITTLIFFAYNMVRNKSVGEVLDSCIKDPKLKRILNINISYYHHNPFKFIWSYHAIAQNNYYNKGVYIKGGSQKLSDTLSEIVRENGGEVRADSDVVEILCDDKSVKGVKYIDKKTKQEIEVYADTIIANCDPHIVYTKLLKNLTPSEYKKDSRLTEDFTLTSSLISLYMIFDKNLSEIYPNMDYSTFLVDEKYFNRPFDSKNADSANTQIECRDFAFVNYSKIDSGLSDRDDRYLGVGAVYSYYEEWDNLDKVAYKAKKQELQDALVKRLESVYPNIMEHCIHIELATPKTIERYTRTRKGVIYGYDQDKEGFIGRERFKSKSIKNLYFASSFGFPGGGFTGAILGGYRTARKILDPYFYAKRITLCVIFGTAVGIGISALIKMI
- a CDS encoding HTH domain-containing protein, whose translation is MQKYTFRQFIIDVLGSSSQPLTFMEIWESGVKMGLDKKLGSIGKTPWHNISALLYTDIKNEDSLFYITSKQPTTFYLKNKVILTQSIQLQKEHPAKHTKENIKERSLHPLLVKFLYENPNFNLYCKTIFHEKSTKSISGRDKWNYPDIVGVHFPFENDYEQETLSLLKNTNQFNFKFYAFELKVRLSWSNLKESYFQAVSNSSFANEGYLVVFEEFDDEILEELIRLNASFGIGVIRLESNTIDSNIILPSHKRELDIATLNMLVEKNPNFKEFIQTINEDLEIGKRHRISKNRYDTILDDEAMQRHIEVNKLNNI
- a CDS encoding HsdM family class I SAM-dependent methyltransferase encodes the protein MLDNILPLVKKLKTADIAGRLFNSITKWLEVLDNEKNDVVLTPRYVVDLMVALARVNKDFFVWDYATGSGAFLISSMNAMIKDCENIKSPKEKEEKIAHIKAYQLLGIEKRTDIYLLGILNMILLDDGSANLLHKDSLKEFEGNYEQGDKKGKSFPANVFLLNPPYSAEGKGFIFVDRALKRMQKGRAVVIIQENAGSGNGLPYTKNILEHSSLLASIKMPNDLFVGKSSVQTAIYVFEVGVKHGYIRAARKKSKASVNLKDTNNAKARYEELVNIVLYGSKYLNYYKDFYIEDCINLEGKDWTCSQHRKIDTKPTLEDFKKSVSEYLAWEVSNILKQEGFTQGKF
- a CDS encoding DUF2147 domain-containing protein, which gives rise to MNFKIIGCFMISAGFAFTNDINGIYLLPKDSKDKQSVVEIFSKNKAFYGVGFTTTNGIRCRF
- a CDS encoding permease, producing MEVKLLESLKLFCVYFIELSLLFIAISAVVSFINHKCKNVFEKHLSEDSYSSYLKAMLLGALTPFCSCSTIPLFRAFLNTNVAFGVCIAYLFTSPLINPIIIAMLFVSFGWQITFIYSAFLFVVIFIISILIQKLDTQKFLKEDFKSTNTLSFSANNQAQNPAKITSFSIKKPQSCCDESKNANTGCCDNTLKDKLSFKEILFQSFKDYKKLIPYITIGMGIGAFIHGFVPQDFLQDSLSDFGVLSIIFAAFIGILLYIRVETIIPIGLALLEAGVNEGVIFSFLIAGAGCSLPELILLKGMFRINFLALFVGLILLIAISFGSLIYFF